The genomic interval TTTCACAAAACCTGAAAATCGTAGGAAAACTGTTTTAATTCAACAGGATAGAGGCCTAAAAACCTCAATCTTCGTCCAAATTCTCAGGCTCGTCCACCACCGGTGCGGCGGGCTCGGGTGCGGGGGCATCGCTGCCTTCGGGGTGGGCCCACTGCCATAGCAACTGGCTGGCTTCGTCGATGCCTTGCTTCTTCAGCGCCGAGAACAGCTTGACCTCGCCGCCACCGGCCTGCAGGCGCGCGATGGACAGGGCCTTGGTGGCTTCTTCGCGGTTGAGCTTGTCGGACTTGGTGAGCAAAATCAAAAACTTCAGGCCTTCGGCCACGCGGGGGCGCACGATGTCCAGCAGGATTTCGTCCAGCTCGGTCAGGCCATGGCGCGGGTCGCACATCATCACGATGCCGACCAGGTTTTCGCGGGTGACCAAATAATTGGCCATCACGCGCTGCCAGCGGATCTTGTCGGCCTTGGGCACGGCCGCGTAGCCGTAGCCTGGCAAGTCGGCCAGCACCGCGTCGGTCACGCCCTGTTTGCCCAGGCTGAACAGGTTGATGTTCTGCGTGCGGCCGGGCTTTTTGGAGGCGTAGGCCAGCTGCTTTTGCTGCGTCAGGGTGTTGATGCAGGTGGATTTGCCCGCGTTGGAGCGCCCCACGAAGGCGATTTCCGGCACGGTCAGCGGCGGCAGATGGTGTAACTGCGGCGCGGTGGTCAGGAACTTGGCCGTGTGCATCCAGCCCGAGGCGATGACCGCCTGGCTTTTGGCGGGCGGTAATTTGGGCAAGGGCGCGCCGTCGGCTGCCGGGGGAGTGGTAGGAATCATGGAATCTTCGGAGGACAGGGCGCAGGGGCTGCGGCTGTCGTGTTCAAGGGGTTCTCGTAAAGACAACCGGGCCTGCATTGTAGAATCATTGGCTTGTGCGCCCCGGATTCACTCTGGATGCGTACCCAGATCGCCCCCGAAAAGACAAATCGATAGGCCCCCTCGAATATGAAGCTCCTTGTCTCCCTGTTGACCGCCGCCGCGCTGGCGAGCCCCTTTGTGTCGGCTTCGGCCAATGAAGAGAAGCCCGCAGCGCCCATGGCCGCCAAGCCCGATCTGGTCAAAGGCGAGGCCAGCTTTACCGCGGTGTGCGCCGCCTGCCACGGTGCCGACGGCAATTCGGGCATTGCCGCCAACCCCAAGTTGTCGCAGCAGCACCCCCAGTACCTCATGAAGCAGTTGCAGGAATTCAAGTCCGGCAAGCGCAACAACGCCATCATGAAGGGCTTTGCCACCGCCCTGAGTGACGACGACATGCGCAACATCGCCTATTGGGTTACGTCCAAACCGGTCAAACCGGGCTTTGCCAAAGACAAAGAGCTGGTGGCTCTGGGTGAACGTATTTACCGCGGTGGCATTGCCGACCGCCAGATCGCTGCCTGCGCTGGCTGCCACAGCCCCAACGGTGCCGGCATTCCGGCCCAATACCCGCGTCTGGGTGGCCAACATGCCGACTACGTGGCCACGCAACTGACCACTTTCCGCGATGGCGGCCGCAAGAACAGCGTGCAAATGACCATGGTGGCCGCCAAGATGAACGACCGTGAAATCAAGGCCGTGGCCGATTACATCGCTGGCCTGCATTGAAATGGCACAGGAGCCGGGTTCTTTAGGGAACCAATGGCTCCGTGAACACCCCTAAAAGGGCGGGCCTGCGATGACGGCCCGCCCTTTTTTACTTTTGCCTTTGAGCGTTTTCTTCCATGTCTGTCAGTACCCACGGCGTTCGCGTCAAAACCCGCTCCCATGCCCTGCGCGCTGCGGTGGAGCTGTTTTCGTCGATGCGGTTCTCGATCTCGCTGCTGACCGTGATCTGCATCGCGTCGGTGATCGGCACGGTGCTCAAGCAGCAGGAGCCGCTGGTCAACTACGTCAACCAGTTCGGGCCGTTCTGGGCCCAGGTGTTTGCGGCGGCCAGCCTGACCACGGTGTACAGCGCCTGGTGGTTCATGCTGATTCTGGCGTTTTTGGTGCTCAGCACCTCGCTGTGCATTGCGCGCAGCACGCCCAAGATCTGGGCTGACTTCAAGATTTTCAAGGAAAACATCCGCGCCCAAAGCCTCAAGGCCTTTGCCCACCACGCCCAGGCCACCCTGGCCGAAACGCCCGAGGTGGCGGCCCAGCGCATTGGACAGACCCTGGTCAGCGGCGGCTGGAAGGTGAAGCTGCAGCAGCGCGACAACGGTTGGATGGTGGCCGCCAAGGCCGGTGCCGCCAACAAGCTGGGCTACATCGCCGCCCACAGCGCCATCGTGCTGATCTGCCTGGGTGGCCTGTTCGACGGCGACCTGGTGGTCAAGGCGCAGATGCTGCTCAACGGCAAGTCGGTCTACAAGGGCGGCGGGCTGATCGCCGACGTGCCTGCCGATTACCGCATGGGCCCCAACAACCCGACCTTTCGCGGCAACATCCTGGTGGCCGAGGGCTCCCAAAGCAGCACCGCCATCCTGAACCAGGCCGAAGGCGTGGTGCTGCAAGACCTGCCGTTTGCCATCGAACTGAAGAAGTTTGTCGTCGAGTACTACTCCACCGGCATGCCCAAGCTGTTTGCCAGCGACATCGTCATCCACGACAAGGAAACCGGGGCCGCCATTCCGGCCCGCGTAGAGGTTAACCACCCAGCCAACTACAAGGGCGTGGAGATTTACCAGTCCAGCTTTGACGATGGCGGCTCCAAAGTGTCGCTGCGGGCCGTGCCCATGGGGGCAGCCACCAAGCCGTTCGAGATCGAGGGCACCATTGGCGGCACCTCGCAGCTCACCCAAGGCGCCGGTGGCGACAAGCTCACGCTGGAGTACACCGCCCTGCGCATCATCAACGTGGAAAACTTCGGTGCCAACGCCGCCTCCTCGGGCGCGGACGTGCGCAAGGTCGATTTGCGCCACTCCATCGATTCGCGCCTGGGCGCGGCCAACAAGACGCAAACGCAAAAAGTGCTGCGCAACGTGGGCCCCAGCATTACCTACAAGCTGCGCGATGCCGCAGGCCAGGCCCGCGAGTTCCACAACTACATGCTGCCGGTGGATACCGGCGACGGCGTGCCGGTCTACCTGTTGGGCATGCGCGAGAACCCCGCTGACACCTTCCGCTACCTGCGCATCCCGGTGGATGCCGAGGGCAGCATCGACAGTTTCACCCGTCTGCGCACCGCGCTGCTGGACCCGGCGTTGCGCACCCAGGCGGTGCAGCGTTACGCGGCCAAGGCGGTGGACCCGGCGCGTCCTGAACTGGCGCAGCAGCTCAGCCTGTCGGCCAACCGTGCCCTGGCCCTGTTTGCCGGGGCGGAGGCGGGTGGCAAAAGCACCAAAGGCGCCAAAGGTGGCCTGCAGGCCATCGCCGACTTCATCGAAACCAATGTGCCCGAGGCCGAGCGGGAAAAAGCCGGTTCGGTACTGGTGCGGATCCTGAACGGCGTGCTGTTCGAGTTGCTGCAAGCCGCCCAGACCCAGGCCGGGCTGCCGCCCCTGGAGCCCTCGGAAAAGACCCAGGGCTACATGACACAGGCGGTGCTGGCCCTGAGCGACGTGCAGTTCTACCCCGCACCCATGGCCTTCGAGCTAACCAACTTCACCCAGGTGCAGGCCAGCGTATTCCAGGTGGCCCGCGCACCCGGCAAGAAGGTGGTGTATCTTGGCTGTGCGTTCCTGATCCTGGGCGTGTTTGCCATGCTGTACGTGCGCGAGCGCCGCGTCTGGGTCTGGCTCAGCCAGGGAGATAACAGTACCGAAGCCAGCATGGCCTTGTCCACCAACCGCAAGACCATGGACGGCGACCGCGAATTTGACCACCTCAAAGACAAGCTGATTGGGGCGAAAGACTGATATGAACACCACCACCTCCCCCACCACCATCCAGCTCAATGAGGCCTATTGGGGCCGTCGCAGCGCCTTCGACTGGCTGTTTGCCGCCCTGGTGGTGGTCGGCGGCCTGTTTGCGTTCAGCCGCTACATGGACTTCATGGACGTGTACGAAAAAGGCATCTTGCTGGGGGCCATGCCCGCCGCCATCTGGATCGGCTGGTTCTGGCGGCCTTTGCGGGGACTGATGCTGACGGTGGCGGCGCTGTCGCTACTGGCTATTTGGTCCTACCAGGTGGACGGGCAGGGCAGCCTGCCGCGCTCGGAAACCGTGTTCTGGCTGAAGTACTTTTTGTCCAGCCAGTCGGCCATTTTGTGGATGAGCGTGCTGTTCTTCATGGCCACCATTTTTTACTGGCTGGGCATGGCCGCATCCGGCAGCAACAGCGCCAGCATGGAATCCATTGGCTCGCGCATCACCTGGGCGGCCGTCACCATGGCCCTGGTGGGCACCATGGTGCGCTGGTACGAGAGTTACCTGATCGGTGCAGACGTGGGCCACATCCCGGTGAGCAACCTGTACGAAGTGTTTGTGCTGTTTTGCTGGCTCACCGCCACCTTCTACCTGTACTTTGAAGCCCAGTACAACACCCGCGCCATGGGGGCGATGGTGATGCTGGTGGTCAGTGCGGCGGTGGGCTTTTTGCTCTGGTACACCGTGGTGCGCGAGGCGCACGAGATCCAGCCCCTGGTGCCCGCCCTGAAAAGCTGGTGGATGAAACTGCACGTGCCTGCCAACTTCATCGGCTATGGCACTTTCTCGCTGGCCGCGATGCTGGCCTTTGCCTACCTGATCAAGCAGCAGGCCGCCGAGACCCGCTGGCACAAGCTCACGCCGCTGTGGCTGCTGGGCGTGGTGCTGTGCTTTATTCCGCTGGTGTTCCGCAAAACCACCGCGGACGCGGGCGGCAGCTACTGGGCCGGATACCTGATGGTATCGGCGGTGATCATGGGCAGCATTCTGTGGGGCCGCCAACGCATTGCCTCGCGCCTGCCCAGCCTGGAGGTGCTGGACGACGTGATGTACAAGTCCATCGCCGTGGGTTTTGCTTTCTTTACCATCGCCACTGTGCTGGGTGCCCTGTGGGCGGCCGAGGCCTGGGGCGGCTACTGGAGCTGGGACCCGAAGGAAACCTGGGCGCTGATCGTCTGGCTGAACTACGCCGCCTGGCTGCACATGCGGCTCATGAAGGGCCTGCGCGGCACCGTGGCCGCCTGGTGGGCGCTGGCGGGCTTGGGCGTGACCAGTTTTGCGTTCCTGGGCGTCAATATGTTCCTGAGCGGCCTGCACAGCTACGGAACCTTGTAAGACTTTTGCGTCTCGCACGACTGACTCTTACGCCATCCCGCGCTACGTTAAGGATTTCACCATGTTGATCAAGACACACTCCGACGGCTTCCTCCACTCCGCTTCCAGCGAGATCACGCCGCAGCGCGTCTACGCCGGGCGGCGCGACATGGTCAAGCTGATGGCCAGCGGAGTCGCCGGGGCCGCGCTGGCCACCTGGGCCGGGCGTGAGGCGATGGCGCAAGCGGCTGCCCCAGGTGGGGGCAAGCTGGCCCCGCTGGTAGGAGCCAAGTCGGCGGTGGCGGGGGCCGCGGTGATGGAAAAAATCACGCCCTACAAGGACGCATCCACCTACAACAATTTCTACGAGTTCGGCACCGACAAGGCCGACCCGGCGCAAAACGCCCACACCCTGAAAACCACGCCCTGGACGGTGGAGATCGAGGGCCTGGTCAAAAAGCCCGCCAAGTACACGCTGGAAGACCTGCTCAAGCTCTCGCCCATGGAAGAGCGCATCTACCGCCTGCGCTGCGTGGAGGGCTGGTCCATGGTGATTCCGTGGGTGGGCTACTCGCTCAGCGCGCTGATCAAGGCGGTGGAGCCGCTGGGCAGCGCCAAGTTTGTCGAGTTCGTCACCCTGGCCGACCCCAAGACCATGCCTTTCGTGGGCTCCCGGGTGCTGCAGTGGCCCTATGTGGAAGGCCTGCGCATGGACGAGGCCATGCACCCGCTGGCGCTGCTGACCTTTGGCATGTACGGCGAGGTGCTGCCCAACCAGAGCGGCGCGCCGGTGCGCATGGTGTTGCCCTGGAAGTACGGTTTCAAGAGCGGCAAGAGCATCGTCAAAATCCGCTTTACCGACAAGCAGCCCGCCACCGCCTGGAAGAAGGCTGCCGCCAACGAATACGGCTTCTATTCCAACGTCAACCCCAATGTGGACCACCCGCGCTGGAGCCAGGCCACCGAGCGCCGCATCGGCGAAGACGGCCTATTCGCCAAGAAGCGCAAAACCCTGATGTTCAACGGCTACGAGGCCCAGGTGGGCCAGCTCTACGCCGGGCTGGACTTGACCAAAAACTTCTGAGCCGGCCATGAAAAAGCTCTTGCTCCACCCCGCTGCCAAGCCGGGTGTGTTTTTGCTCTGTCTGTTGCCTTTTCTGTGGCTGGCGTGGAATACCTTCCAGGCGCAGTTGGGCAATGCCAACACACTGGGGGCCAACCCCGCCGAGCACCTGATCCGCGCCACCGGCGACTGGACGCTGCGCTTTATCTGCATCGTGCTGGCCGTCACGCCCCTGCGTACCATCACCAACACCCCCGGCCTGGCGCGCTTTCGGCGCATGCTGGGGCTGTATGTGTACTTTTACGTGGTGCTGCACCTGCTGAGCTACAGCTGGTTCGACATGGGCTTTGACGTGCCCGATATCGCCAAGGACATCGCCAAGCGGCCTTTCATCCTGGTGGGTTTCCTGGCCTTTGTGCTACTCACCCCGCTGGCCGCCACCTCATTCAACCGCGCCATCAAGGCCATGGGTGCCAAGCGCTGGCAGACCCTGCACAAGCTGGTGTACGGCATTGCCGGGCTGGGGCTGTTACACTTTTTCTGGATGCGGGCGGGCAAGAACAACTTCGCCGAAGTCGCGGTGTACGCCGCCATCATCGCCGTGCTGCTGGGCTGGCGTGTGGTTCAGTACCTTAAGAAAAAAGGCCTCTCACGCCCATCCAATAAGCGTGTAGTGCTATAAAAATCAGTATTTCGATCTGATGGGCATCAAGAGCCAGCCTAAGCCTCCTCTGCCGCGCCCGTGTCCACATCTTCAAACACCGTCTCCATCGGCAAGCTCAGGCCCACAGATTCCAAACGGCAGCTGGGCTCGCCTGCGTAGTCGTGCAAAAGCCACTCGTTGTTGGGCTGGCGGCAGTAGATTTCGATGCGCCGGGTGTCCACATCAATGAGCACAAACTCCTGCAAGGCGGCGATTTGTCGGTAGGCCACAAACTTGGCACCCCGGTCATAGGCCGCGGTGGAGGCGGACAATATTTCCACGATGAGCTTGGGGTGCTCTACAAACAAGTCGGCCCGGCGGTCGCGCTCGTCGCAGGTGGCCATCACATCAGGGTAAAAGAAGGCATCGGCCGCCGCCACGTGCAGCTTCATGTCGGCAATAAAGGGCAGGCATGGCGAGCCCCGCAGGTGCTCTCGTAGCGCGGCGAACATATTGCCCGCCACAATCGCGTGTGTGCGCCTTACGCCCACCATGGCGAACACTTCTCCTGCCAGGTATTCGGAACGATGGGGCTGCTCCGCCTCCCAGGCCAGGTAGGCATCGGCATCAAAGTGGGGTTGGCTCAGGGGTAGTCCCATGTGAATTTCCTGGTGTGCGACGGCGACGGGGGAATCTTAGCGCGTGTTGCCGCAGCAGCACTTGGGACAAGGCGTTGGTGGGGATTCGGCCATGGGGCGTGGCTTCAGAACTCGGTGTGGATGGCCCCGGTGACGCGGCCATCGTCTTCCACCACCGCCATCCAGCGCCATTTGTCGAATGTGGTGCAGGGGTGGGAAATGCCCAGCACCACGCGGTCGCCCACCTGGGGCACCACACCGGCGGGGTCAAAGCGCAGGTAGGCGTGCTGGTCGTTCAGCGCGCTGATGTGCCAGTCGGATGGTGTTGCTACTGATGTTGTAGCGCCTCGTGCTACATAGCTCTGCGGTAGCGGCATTTCCAGGTCATAAGAAATATCGCGGCGACCACAGGTGAGCAGGGCCAGACCGGGTTCGGGCACAGACTGCACCAGCGTCCACACCGACAAGGCGGCGCGCAAGGAGCTGTCCAGCCCTTCGCGCTGCTCCAACTTTTTCAAATACCGGGCGTAGTTGCCGTGGTCGTGGGTGATGTAGCAGCCCGAGCGCAGCACGCCGGTGAACGGGCGCGACAAATCTTGCGTGCGCAGCAGCGGCAGCACCAGGTCGAACACGGCGGAGCCTCCGGCGGTGACCAGCAGCTCCTCGCCTTGCCATAGGGCTTCGGCATCCACCGCCCGCACCACCTCGGTGACGCGGCGCAGCAGGTGGGTCACCTCCTGGGCATCGTGGGCGCTGTCGCAGCGGGCCACGCCGCCCTCGTAGCACTCGATGCCGCCCAAGCGTACGGCTGGGGAGGCCGCCAACGCGCGGGCCAGGGCCATGGCCTGCTCGGCGGTGCGGCAGCCGGTACGCTGGCCGGGAATGCCCATTTCCAGCAACACATCGAAGGGCTCGGTGGCCTGGCGCTTGTGCGCCCAGTCTTCAATCAAGCCCAGTTGCGCCAGCGAATCCACCAGAAACCAGACCTTGAGGCCGGGCTGCGCGGCCAGCAACGCCGCCAGCGCGTCAAAGTCGGCATCGCAGACCACCTGGTTGCAGATGACGATGCGCCGCGCCCCAGCGGCCACGCCTACGCGGGCCTGGTACACCGTGGCAAAGCTCAGGCCCCAGGCCCCGGCTTCCAGTTGCTGGGCGAACAGCTCGGGCGACATGGTGGTTTTGCCGTGCGGGGCCAGCACCACGCCCTTGCGCTCGGCATAGGCCTGCATCCAGGCGATGTTGTGCGCCAGCGCGGCCCGGTTGAGGGTGGCCAGCGGAAACGCCAGGTCATTGGCCAGCAGGTTCCAGCCCCGCCCCGCCAGGTCGCTGGCCAACACCGGGGCGGTGGCCGGGAAGCTCTTGAAGTGCGTGTCGAGGGTGAGGCGCATGGAGTGTGGGAAAAATTTATGGCGAAATACGGCCTATCCGCTGGTCGCATGGCGCTTTTATGCTATCAAAATGATAATTTACGCTACCAGCTTCTCGAACCGGATCTGGTCGGCAATCGACTCGCGGGTGCGGATGAGGTGGGCGGCTGCGCCATCTACCAGCACTTCGGCGGGGCGGCCCCGGCTGTTGTAGTTGCTGGCCATGCTCATGCAGTAGGCCCCGGCCGACAGTACCGCCAGCAGGTCGCCGGGCTGCACTGCCAGGTCGCGGTCGCGGCCAATCCAGTCGCCGCTTTCGCACACCGGGCCGACCACATCCATCAGGGTGGTGGCCTCCGCGCGCGGGGCCAGGGGCACTATGCAATGGAAAGCCTGGTACATCGCGGGGCGGGGCAGGTCGTTCATGGCCGCGTCGATGATGGCGAAGTTCTTTTGCTCACCGGGCTTGAGGTACAGCACCTCGGTGATGCACACGCCCGCATTGCCCACCAGCGAGCGGCCGGGCTCGACCATCAGCTGGCGCTGGCCGTAGCCGCGTGCATCCAGCTTGGCCAGCAGTTGGTGCCACAGCGCGTCGGCTGCGGGCGGGGTGTCGTCCTGGTAGTTGATGCCCAGGCCGCCGCCGAAGTCGATGTGGTGCAGGGTGATGCCGGTGGCCTCGATCGCGTCCACCAGGTCCAGCACCCGGTCCATGGCATCCAGGTAGGGGGTTTCCTCGGTGATTTGCGAGCCGATGTGGCAGTCGATGCCCACCACACGCAGGCCGGGCAGGCTGGCGGCGCGCTGGTAGGTGGCCAGGGTTTCCTCGTGGGCGATGCCGAATTTGTTGCCCTTGAGCCCGGTGGAGATGTAGGGGTGGGTCTTGGGGTCGACGTTGGGGTTTACGCGGATGCTGACCGGCGCGCGCAGGCCCATGGACAGTGCCACTTCGTTCAACACCTCCAGCTCGGCGGTGCTCTCCACGTTGAAGCAGCCAATGCCCACGCCCAGCGCGTGGCGCATCTCGGCCCGGGTCTTGCCCACGCCGGAGAAGATCACCTTGGAGGCCACCGCACCGGCGGCCAGCACCCGCGCCAGCTCGCCGCTGGAGACGATGTCAAAGCCGCAGCCCGCCTGGGCAAACACCTGCAGCACGCCCAAGGACGAGTTGGCCTTCATGGCGTAGCAGATCTGCGCCTTGCGGCCCGCAAAGCCGCGCTGGTAGGCGGCCAGGGCTTCCAGCATGGAGGCTTTGGAGTAGACGAACAGGGGCGTGCCGTGGGTCTGGGCCAGGGCGGCGAGCGGCTGGCCTTCGATGCACAGGGTGTTGTTTTGGTAAGCGATGTGGGGGTGGCCGGGTAGGGGGGATGTCATGGGTTTGGGGGGCAAAAAAGTTTGCGCAATGGTAGTGCGGTGGCCCGCGCCCATCCATAGCAAATGCACGGTGCTTGCGGGGGATGGCCGGGGTTTTGCAGGGTTCTGGGGGGCAACGCCTGCAAAAAATCGAAATTAAGGTGCGGAGGCGGGGGGGGCTGGTTTCAGCACCTCGGGCGTGAGGGTTTCGGGCAGCGTGGCGCGGTGCGTGCTGGCCGGTTCCGTGGGGTGGTAGAGCACGCCTTTTTGGCCGCAGCCCCCCAAAAAGGCGAGGCTTGCGACCATGGTGGCGGCAAGGGCGGGGCGGCTGACTAGAATTTGGCTTAACTTCAACATGGCGAAATTGTATGACCGACCCCGAATTCATGGACCGCGCGGAAATTTTGCTCCAAGCCGTGGAGGCTAGCTGCGACCGCATCAACGACAGCACCGATGCCGATATCGACAACCAGCGCACCGGCGGCATGGTCACCCTGACCTTCCCCAACCGCAGCCAGATCATCATCAATCTGCAAAAGCCGCTGCAAGAAGTCTGGCTGGCCGCCAAGTCGGGCGGCTACCACTACAAGTTTGATAGCAATCAGTGGATGGACACCAAGGGCCAGGGCGAGTTTTTTGCCGGCCTGACCCGCGATGCCAGTGCCCAATCGGGGTTGTCGCTGGAATTCAAGCCCTGATCAGTTCTTGAACAGATCGATGATGCGGTTGCGTTCCTCGTTGGCCGGAGGCGCGGGCGTGGCTACGCCATTGCCAGAGTTGCCCGGGGCGGCTTGCGCGTCGTCCAAGCCCAGGCTGGTGACACCCGTGCTGCGGCCATATTCGGAATAAAACCAGTCGCCCCCGGCGTTGGTCACGCCTTCGGGCGGCACAGGTACCACCACCGGTACGCCGTTCAGGGCGGTTTCCATGAAGTTGATCCACACCGGCAGGGCCAGGCCGCCACCGGTTTCGCGCGCGCCCAGGTTGCGCGGCGTGTCGTAGCCGATCCAGGTGATGGCCGTCAGTGTGGGCTGGTAGCCCGCGAACCAGGCATCGATGGAGTCGTTGGTGGTGCCGGTCTTGCCGTACACATCGGGGCGTTTGAGGATGCGCTGGGCGGCCGCCGCCGTGCCGCGCAGGGTGACTTCGCCCAGCAGGTTGGTCATCATAAAGGCGTTGCGCGGGCTGATGGTGCGCACCGATTCGTCCAGCACCGGGGCCTTGGTTTCCACCAGCACTTTGCCTCTTTGGTCGGTCACCTTGGCCACCAGCCAGGGGTTGACGCGGTAGCCGCCATTGGCAAACACCGCGTAGGCCGAGGCCATTTGCATCGGCGTGACCGAGCCCGCGCCCAGCGCCATAGTCAGGTAGGCCGGGTGCTTTTCGGGGTCAAAACCGAAGTGGGTGATCCACTCCTGCTCTTTCTTGGGCCCGATGGCCTGCAGCAGGCGGATGGAGACCATGTTTTTCGACTTGGCCAGCGCGGTGCGCAGCGTCATCTGGCCTTCAAACTTGCCGTCGTAGTTTTTCGGCTCCCAGGGCTGGCCGCCGGTCACGCCCGCGTCAAAAAACAGCGGCGCGTCGTTGACGATGGTGGCCGGGGTAAAGCCGTTTTCCAGGGCCGCTGAATAA from Comamonadaceae bacterium OS-1 carries:
- the engB gene encoding GTP-binding protein EngB; translation: MQARLSLREPLEHDSRSPCALSSEDSMIPTTPPAADGAPLPKLPPAKSQAVIASGWMHTAKFLTTAPQLHHLPPLTVPEIAFVGRSNAGKSTCINTLTQQKQLAYASKKPGRTQNINLFSLGKQGVTDAVLADLPGYGYAAVPKADKIRWQRVMANYLVTRENLVGIVMMCDPRHGLTELDEILLDIVRPRVAEGLKFLILLTKSDKLNREEATKALSIARLQAGGGEVKLFSALKKQGIDEASQLLWQWAHPEGSDAPAPEPAAPVVDEPENLDED
- the petJ_1 gene encoding cytochrome c6: MKLLVSLLTAAALASPFVSASANEEKPAAPMAAKPDLVKGEASFTAVCAACHGADGNSGIAANPKLSQQHPQYLMKQLQEFKSGKRNNAIMKGFATALSDDDMRNIAYWVTSKPVKPGFAKDKELVALGERIYRGGIADRQIAACAGCHSPNGAGIPAQYPRLGGQHADYVATQLTTFRDGGRKNSVQMTMVAAKMNDREIKAVADYIAGLH
- the ccs1 gene encoding cytochrome c biogenesis protein Ccs1 translates to MSVSTHGVRVKTRSHALRAAVELFSSMRFSISLLTVICIASVIGTVLKQQEPLVNYVNQFGPFWAQVFAAASLTTVYSAWWFMLILAFLVLSTSLCIARSTPKIWADFKIFKENIRAQSLKAFAHHAQATLAETPEVAAQRIGQTLVSGGWKVKLQQRDNGWMVAAKAGAANKLGYIAAHSAIVLICLGGLFDGDLVVKAQMLLNGKSVYKGGGLIADVPADYRMGPNNPTFRGNILVAEGSQSSTAILNQAEGVVLQDLPFAIELKKFVVEYYSTGMPKLFASDIVIHDKETGAAIPARVEVNHPANYKGVEIYQSSFDDGGSKVSLRAVPMGAATKPFEIEGTIGGTSQLTQGAGGDKLTLEYTALRIINVENFGANAASSGADVRKVDLRHSIDSRLGAANKTQTQKVLRNVGPSITYKLRDAAGQAREFHNYMLPVDTGDGVPVYLLGMRENPADTFRYLRIPVDAEGSIDSFTRLRTALLDPALRTQAVQRYAAKAVDPARPELAQQLSLSANRALALFAGAEAGGKSTKGAKGGLQAIADFIETNVPEAEREKAGSVLVRILNGVLFELLQAAQTQAGLPPLEPSEKTQGYMTQAVLALSDVQFYPAPMAFELTNFTQVQASVFQVARAPGKKVVYLGCAFLILGVFAMLYVRERRVWVWLSQGDNSTEASMALSTNRKTMDGDREFDHLKDKLIGAKD
- the ccsA_2 gene encoding cytochrome c biogenesis protein CcsA, with the protein product MNTTTSPTTIQLNEAYWGRRSAFDWLFAALVVVGGLFAFSRYMDFMDVYEKGILLGAMPAAIWIGWFWRPLRGLMLTVAALSLLAIWSYQVDGQGSLPRSETVFWLKYFLSSQSAILWMSVLFFMATIFYWLGMAASGSNSASMESIGSRITWAAVTMALVGTMVRWYESYLIGADVGHIPVSNLYEVFVLFCWLTATFYLYFEAQYNTRAMGAMVMLVVSAAVGFLLWYTVVREAHEIQPLVPALKSWWMKLHVPANFIGYGTFSLAAMLAFAYLIKQQAAETRWHKLTPLWLLGVVLCFIPLVFRKTTADAGGSYWAGYLMVSAVIMGSILWGRQRIASRLPSLEVLDDVMYKSIAVGFAFFTIATVLGALWAAEAWGGYWSWDPKETWALIVWLNYAAWLHMRLMKGLRGTVAAWWALAGLGVTSFAFLGVNMFLSGLHSYGTL
- the msrP gene encoding protein-methionine-sulfoxide reductase catalytic subunit MsrP, whose amino-acid sequence is MLIKTHSDGFLHSASSEITPQRVYAGRRDMVKLMASGVAGAALATWAGREAMAQAAAPGGGKLAPLVGAKSAVAGAAVMEKITPYKDASTYNNFYEFGTDKADPAQNAHTLKTTPWTVEIEGLVKKPAKYTLEDLLKLSPMEERIYRLRCVEGWSMVIPWVGYSLSALIKAVEPLGSAKFVEFVTLADPKTMPFVGSRVLQWPYVEGLRMDEAMHPLALLTFGMYGEVLPNQSGAPVRMVLPWKYGFKSGKSIVKIRFTDKQPATAWKKAAANEYGFYSNVNPNVDHPRWSQATERRIGEDGLFAKKRKTLMFNGYEAQVGQLYAGLDLTKNF
- the mamZ gene encoding magnetosome protein MamZ → MKKLLLHPAAKPGVFLLCLLPFLWLAWNTFQAQLGNANTLGANPAEHLIRATGDWTLRFICIVLAVTPLRTITNTPGLARFRRMLGLYVYFYVVLHLLSYSWFDMGFDVPDIAKDIAKRPFILVGFLAFVLLTPLAATSFNRAIKAMGAKRWQTLHKLVYGIAGLGLLHFFWMRAGKNNFAEVAVYAAIIAVLLGWRVVQYLKKKGLSRPSNKRVVL
- a CDS encoding D-threonine aldolase; its protein translation is MRLTLDTHFKSFPATAPVLASDLAGRGWNLLANDLAFPLATLNRAALAHNIAWMQAYAERKGVVLAPHGKTTMSPELFAQQLEAGAWGLSFATVYQARVGVAAGARRIVICNQVVCDADFDALAALLAAQPGLKVWFLVDSLAQLGLIEDWAHKRQATEPFDVLLEMGIPGQRTGCRTAEQAMALARALAASPAVRLGGIECYEGGVARCDSAHDAQEVTHLLRRVTEVVRAVDAEALWQGEELLVTAGGSAVFDLVLPLLRTQDLSRPFTGVLRSGCYITHDHGNYARYLKKLEQREGLDSSLRAALSVWTLVQSVPEPGLALLTCGRRDISYDLEMPLPQSYVARGATTSVATPSDWHISALNDQHAYLRFDPAGVVPQVGDRVVLGISHPCTTFDKWRWMAVVEDDGRVTGAIHTEF
- the lysA gene encoding diaminopimelate decarboxylase, with protein sequence MTSPLPGHPHIAYQNNTLCIEGQPLAALAQTHGTPLFVYSKASMLEALAAYQRGFAGRKAQICYAMKANSSLGVLQVFAQAGCGFDIVSSGELARVLAAGAVASKVIFSGVGKTRAEMRHALGVGIGCFNVESTAELEVLNEVALSMGLRAPVSIRVNPNVDPKTHPYISTGLKGNKFGIAHEETLATYQRAASLPGLRVVGIDCHIGSQITEETPYLDAMDRVLDLVDAIEATGITLHHIDFGGGLGINYQDDTPPAADALWHQLLAKLDARGYGQRQLMVEPGRSLVGNAGVCITEVLYLKPGEQKNFAIIDAAMNDLPRPAMYQAFHCIVPLAPRAEATTLMDVVGPVCESGDWIGRDRDLAVQPGDLLAVLSAGAYCMSMASNYNSRGRPAEVLVDGAAAHLIRTRESIADQIRFEKLVA
- the cyaY gene encoding iron-sulfur cluster assembly protein CyaY; translated protein: MTDPEFMDRAEILLQAVEASCDRINDSTDADIDNQRTGGMVTLTFPNRSQIIINLQKPLQEVWLAAKSGGYHYKFDSNQWMDTKGQGEFFAGLTRDASAQSGLSLEFKP